A genomic region of Xiphophorus couchianus chromosome 18, X_couchianus-1.0, whole genome shotgun sequence contains the following coding sequences:
- the tmem25 gene encoding transmembrane protein 25 produces the protein MESVWLRTWTSGSAVVFFNTLALSWTGAIEPALKIDGRQQAAVTLQENMTHRFNCQSDSWDPRAPPLLTWYLNGEQQKEPSPNRGRLVMTSQKDSEVLRPGTNHNSTFSLRARKWDKELVCVASNPRTGQSYNATVTLNVQFQPEILRVNAHYSETSDPGLSLVLFALVRSNPPATITFVDQSGQLVANTSDFLILDSRSYPWLTNHTLRVTLSSLSGNLTVNATNSVGMAQSNLTLAEFLQSRVEVPMLGIVTGGAMAFMALLILSLIVLCLMQKNKSKIIDEPVEILMTKKSESANLKTDRADKTNIPRENMSLPSNMQLHDLSTLRKAREAAQQNSVGEEKKEEEEEDLSLAYAARGFARYPMVGYIYKVNSTSSEEIWL, from the exons ATGGAGAGTGTGTGGCTGAGGACATGGACATCAGGCTCTGCTGTTGTGTTCTTCAATACACTGGCCTTGTCCTGGACAG GTGCTATTGAACCCGCTCTTAAAATTGATGGGCGGCAGCAAGCGGCTGTGACACTTCAGGAGAACATGACTCACAGGTTCAACTGCCAATCAGACAGCTGGGATCCTCGAGCGCCCCCGTTACTGACCTGGTACCTCAACGGAGAACAGCAGAAGGAGCCATCGCCAAACCGAGGCCGTCTGGTGATGACGTCACAAAAGGATTCTGAGGTCTTAAGACCGGGGACCAATCACAACAGTACCTTCTCTTTGCGGGCCAGAAAGTGGGACAAGGAGCTGGTGTGTGTCGCATCAAACCCCAGGACAGGACAAAGCTACAATGCAACGGTCACTCTCAATGTCCAAT TCCAGCCAGAAATCCTCAGGGTCAACGCTCACTACAGTGAAACCTCAGACCCCGGCCTCTCCCTGGTCCTGTTCGCCTTGGTGCGCTCTAACCCTCCTGCCACCATCACCTTCGTAGACCAGTCGGGCCAGCTGGTGGCCAATACCTCAGACTTCCTCATCTTGGATTCACGGAGCTATCCGTGGCTGACCAATCACACGCTGAGGGTCACACTGAGCAGTCTGTCAGGGAACTTAACGGTGAATGCCACCAACAGTGTGGGAATGGCTCAGAGCAACCTCACATTGGCAG AGTTCCTGCAGTCTCGTGTCGAGGTTCCCATGCTGGGTATCGTGACTGGAGGAGCCATGGCCTTCATGgccctcctcatcctcagtTTAATTGTTCTCTGCcttatgcaaaaaaacaaaagcaagattATTG ATGAACCAGTGGAAATTCTGATGAccaagaaaag TGAATCAGCAAACCTGAAGACAGACAGAGCAGATAAGACCAACATTCCCAGAGAGAACATGTCTCTGCCTTCCAACATGCAGCTCCATGACCTCAGCACTCTGAGGAAAG CTCGAGAAGCCGCCCAGCAGAACAGTGtgggagaggaaaagaaagaggaagaggaggaagatctGTCTTTAGCCTACGCAGCAAGAG GTTTTGCCAGGTATCCAATGGTGGGCTACATCTATAAGGTGAACAGCACAAGCAGCGAGGAAATCTGGCTCTGA
- the LOC114133423 gene encoding T-cell surface glycoprotein CD3 delta chain isoform X1, protein MKYQLLLLSLLAAISFDHATGADNKIKVQETADGIKLSCDGNLMVTGNGKNGTEMTLSYRDDESGEYTCDDDSQIYVKFRTCDNCIELDTSSIVSLAVGDIVATVVVGVAVYLIASQARTGQVKPTKKRSDKQNLIHNEAPNDPSYQPLKYKRGRDEYDVLNRK, encoded by the exons ATGAAATatcagctgctgcttctttctCTTCTGGCAG caattaGCTTTGATCATGCTACAGGAG cagATAATAAGATAAAAGTTCAGGAGACTGCAGATGGAATCAAGCTGTCTTGTGATGGCAATCTTATGGTCACAGGAAATGGCAAGAACGGGACAGAAATGACATTGTCTTACCGTGATGATGAATCTGGAGAATACACTTGTGATGACGACTCACAAATCTACGTAAAATTTCGGA CGTGCGACAACTGTATAGAACTTGATACCTCCTCTATTGTGAGCCTGGCAGTAGGAGACATTGTGgctactgttgtggttggagtagcTGTCTATCTCATTGCTTCTCAAGCTCGGACTGGTCAAGTTAAACCCACCAAGAAAA GGTCTgacaaacaaaatctgattcATAATGAAGCGCCCAATGACCCCAGCTACCAG CCACTGAAGTACAAGAGAGGAAGAGATGAATATGATGTACTCAACAGAAAGTAG
- the LOC114133423 gene encoding T-cell surface glycoprotein CD3 delta chain isoform X2, giving the protein MKYQLLLLSLLAAISFDHATGDNKIKVQETADGIKLSCDGNLMVTGNGKNGTEMTLSYRDDESGEYTCDDDSQIYVKFRTCDNCIELDTSSIVSLAVGDIVATVVVGVAVYLIASQARTGQVKPTKKRSDKQNLIHNEAPNDPSYQPLKYKRGRDEYDVLNRK; this is encoded by the exons ATGAAATatcagctgctgcttctttctCTTCTGGCAG caattaGCTTTGATCATGCTACAGGAG ATAATAAGATAAAAGTTCAGGAGACTGCAGATGGAATCAAGCTGTCTTGTGATGGCAATCTTATGGTCACAGGAAATGGCAAGAACGGGACAGAAATGACATTGTCTTACCGTGATGATGAATCTGGAGAATACACTTGTGATGACGACTCACAAATCTACGTAAAATTTCGGA CGTGCGACAACTGTATAGAACTTGATACCTCCTCTATTGTGAGCCTGGCAGTAGGAGACATTGTGgctactgttgtggttggagtagcTGTCTATCTCATTGCTTCTCAAGCTCGGACTGGTCAAGTTAAACCCACCAAGAAAA GGTCTgacaaacaaaatctgattcATAATGAAGCGCCCAATGACCCCAGCTACCAG CCACTGAAGTACAAGAGAGGAAGAGATGAATATGATGTACTCAACAGAAAGTAG